The region ATTATTGTGTTTCCAGCTGCAGGTTCAGAGGAACAGACGTCCGTTTTCTGGACAGAAATCCAGCAGAGACGTCGACTCCGACTGAAACAACAGaataacctgtgtgtgtgtgtgtgtgtgtgtgtgtgtgtgtgtgtgtgtgtgtgtgtgaccgtCTCATTAGGTTATTCAGTTATAAAACCTTGTATTTATTGTCAATAATCGTTAACTGTGATCAATAAATCCACTTAAGGCTCCACAAACATCAATCTGTCATTTCCAGCCAATAAAGACGATGTTTGATTCTCCCTGTGACGTGTTTGTCTCGTctctacggaagagaatcagggccaggcaggaggaaacatggggggggggggattttttttttctttattgtgcactttgagaataaagtcaaaattttgtgaataaagtcggaattttgcctttttttctcaacatttcaacttgattcacgaaattgtacttcaacattaatctcgacttttcaacttttttctcaaagtgcctAATGGAAAAAGAattttcctcctctaaaatatttgtatttttctcctgctccTCCCTGATTCTCTTCCTCTCAACAACAAGTGAGTTCAGGTTTTCAGGTGACGACCTGTGATGTCACTGTGGAGGCAAAACAACAGAACAACCAGAGCAGTGGATGAAACTGTTTTATCTGCTGCTCTGGATGAAACTGTTTTATCTGCTGCTCTGGATTAAACTGTTTTATCTGCTGCTATGGATTAAACTGTTTTATCTGCTGCTATGGATTAAACTGTTTTATCTGCTGCTATGGATAAAACTGTTTTATCTGCTGCTATGGATAAAACTGTTTTATCTGCTGCTATGGATTAaactgttttatccactgctctggttCCGCCCGTTTTATGTCGGATGCATCAAGTGAAGTCATGCAAACTTCAGATGGCAAAGTTTCCCATAATGCATTTTGTGCCAACAAGGGAAAGTAATTGAGGAGGCAAGAGGAGTGAATATAAAGttataactttatttttgaagacAAATCCGggcattttttatatatatagatatatatataaaataaaaatggatgaCACATAAGGTCACGTGACCTGTTGGTATTGAAGTTTTCCTTCATACGGGGAGCAGCCAAGTTGCAAATtgaaaaacatacacacacaacatGTTTCAAACACACTCGAGGGGCCACCGTCCCTCACCTGCCCTCACCAAATACAGCACAgcctaaccctaaaccccccCCTAATTTATATCCCAATCATCAACCTCCCAACCCGGTTCCCGGTTCCTAACccttagtccaggggtcggcaacccaaaatgttttagatcttcattggaccaaaaacacaaaaaacaaatatgtctggagccgcaagaaATCTTGtataatgaaggcaacacatgttgcatgtttccatattagttagaactgggggaagatttttattcattatgcacttggagaaaaaagtcgaaatgtcgagaaaaaagtcgaaatttcgagaaagaagtcgaaatttcgagaaagaagtcgaaaatttcgagaaagaagtcaaaatttcgagaaagaagtcgaaatgtcaagattaatgttgaagtacaatcttgagaaaaaagtcaaaattcagagaaaaaagttAGGATAGAAATaagtcgaggaaaaagtcgaaatgttgagattaaaaaggaaaggaaaaaggaagaaaaaaaggaaaaagaagaaaagaaaaaaaaagaaaaaagagagaaaaggaaaaaaaagaaaaaagaaaaaaaaaggaaataaaaaggttaaacatttttgaaaaagctccaggagccactagggcggcgctaaagagccgctgaCCCCTGATTTAACTCAAACCAACCAAGTTCATCGAGTCATACAAGAATCTCTAACCGCTGGGATTTAGAAAACTTAGAGCGTCTTTGTAAGGATTTCACCAACGCTGGGCGGTTTTTACTGGTGTCCATTAAGTTAACTTGATACGTTTTCCTGTAACCGTCTCGTTGTGACACTTTGAACTGAGAATTCTGAGCTTTTAGGCTGAGAATCCTGGCGGATCGTGGGATTTTTGCCGTGTTATTCTGTTCTTTAGCTGCGGTCCGACTGGCAGACGGGCTTTTGTCTGGTTTCTTGTACTTTGATTTAGATGAAATCTTCTTGGACTTTATCTTCGGGGGAGCAGAGACCTGGGAGATTCCCAGGACTCGGAGTTTGATCGGAGCTTCAGATATTCCCGCCATGTTCCGAGCCTGGCAGCGATATTCCCCGGCGTCCCGGTAGGAAAGTCCGTTCAGACTCATGATGGACCAGCGGACGCCGACGCGGGGAGATTCCTGCATGACtggaacagaaacagaaaagatTCCTGCATGACtggaacagaaaacagaaaagattCCTGCATGACtggaacagaaacagaaaagatCCTGCATGACTggaacagaaaaacagaaaagattTCTGCATGACtggaacagaaaacagaaaagattCCTGCATGACtggaacagaaacagaaaagatTCCTGCATATAACTGGAACACAAAACAGAAAAGATTCCTGCATGACtggaacagaaacagaaaagatTCCTGCATATAACTGGAACACAAAACAGAAAAGATTCCTGCATGACtggaacagaaaacagaaacattcacgttattaaaacagaaacattaaaggtattgtgacatcatttttaacatgcttttaacactattaaaagtcttggccaacatccctcaaatgtgtctaaaagagtgtaacaagaaaaacttcactctagtactccattcctggcttttcaTTACAGTGTtattttgcgccgtgaaaaatgcttccttttccccctttcctgtcaatcattgctccgctcctcctccaaacctcctcctcctccagccatacgctcacagcggcgtcggagagttaagccgggagcgacaggcgaagcatgcacggaaaagcaggagggcgaaccacagcaaacaatcataaaaataaaggcatgcaagcagcactgtccccttatcttaagtccagtcagtggccgcgggtcttcttagcagttttcctccggtgattagaacaaaagaggctctaaacagctccgtgttaagcctgatttatggttccacgttaaatcgacgcagagcctacgccgtagggttcagcgtaccttgcgcgtcgccgcgtaaccctacgccgtaggctctgcgtcggtgtaacgcggaaccataaatcagcctttatggtgcgctggagaggagaggaggcagggagctgggtggagggggcggtgatttagcggatctatacgtaacgatccgccaccaaaccacatgcgccgtttttgcatagttatgcggaaaatcccagaaagcacacaatacactgaatgttaaaagttcgttgttttttgggtgtaattgatgtcaagacacccaacaaaacacaaaaaatcaagaaaaatgtgtttttcatgtcacaatccctttaaagttACTGGAACAGAAAAGATTCACGTTTTCCTCAGAACTCAACAGTCGTCATCGTCTTAGTACAGAACATAATTTCACTACGGAAGAGAATTAGGgccgtgcaggagaaaaaatattggagaggggaagatttttttttattgtgcacttcgagaaaaaagtcgaaatgtcgacattaatgttgaaatacaatttcgagaaaaaagtcgaaatttcactttcttttcaacatttcaactttattcacgaaattttgacatttttctcgacatttccacttttttctcgtagtgcataatgaaaaaaaaatcttcctcctctccaatattatttttatttttctcctgcctggccctgatactcttccctatTTCATGGCTCTCCTAATAATCACATTTAACCGGAATTAAAACCTCAGGATTTTTCTAGGATCCCAGACATTTCTTACTTAGTTAGGGTCAAACTAAGACataaaaaaatgggaaattacgagaataataatatgagaataaagtcgtaattgaataaagtcgtaacattacgagaataaagtcgtaaaattacgagaataaagtcataatgttgcgagaatgaagtcataatagaataaagtggtaatccTCACTTGATTGCAATATCCTGTTTTAACAAATATTCACAAACTACTGCATATATTGTGTACCAACACCTCATGAATATATATAGTTACATAtttacaaacaaagaaaataaattatgtAAGTAAACAAAATATTAGgaatttattctcatattattatgacttcattctcgtaatttcccatttttatttgtcttagtttggccctaatactccgtcgtaatttcTTGCTCCACAGCTACAAACTAAAAGTTAAAAATAGACAAAACAGGACTTTATTATCTAGATTCTACGAAGAcgtatctaaaaaaaaacattaatcttaCAACTCTCCAGAATCCTCGGCAGCTGCTCAGAGTTCTGCAGGACGTCTTGTTGGCAACAATCTGGACGGAAACAGAAAACATCATTACACGGGATGTTTTTAAGAAagagatgggctttgtcacctctaatatctgttcacagtgcacagagaacaccccggataattatatgcatgctttatggttctgcacaCCGGTACagttatccacatggatcaactacagaatcccagtgtgccccacggtatgtatattaggtcacctgggagatatTCAAATGGAATCTAGCCGGACACACcaggttctcactgccttatgtatcgcaaagaaaaccattctagtaaattggaaacaaaaatccagtttatgtatcaaccactttaggaatcttttatcagatcatattagtagtgagataatgtctgcctccactgaacaacattcggctgaattgcactctctgtggtccccgtttattggcttcgttacctagtaggggtgggggggggggtgatctcgtagcccttggggttgggggccggattggggggtctggggcgcgggccgctggtggcccctggggggcggtgggggggggccgtgggccctgtccctagccggtgggggccttggggggggttaccttatggcggtggggggggctcgggcggggggcggtggctagggcgtctccgggtctcccggggggggctgggccgtggacatGGGGGTGGAcatgattttcgtgcatgtatatatatatatatatatatatatatatatatatatatacatatatatatatatatacatgcacgaaaatcggtacacacctgtatcatgtcacaacttaaagaaaagtctcttggcgccatggcccaaacccaacaggaacatcaaaatgtgcgtctccatcctgcgacgacgtgcattacttttctcagtcaaaaccgttaccgtggcgacgatagatgccaaaaagcgcacccccccttcatctgattggtccatatttgatagtttctactttctgccataacttttgaatagtttgatataaagagtcgtgggtggtgtcatcagactcggtattgccctcgtccgtccgtccgtccgtccgtccgtccgtccgtccgtccgtccgttctCTCTCCAGATCCGGGCTCCGGCTCGGTACCAGACTCACCGTTGTGGGTGGAGGTTTTGACCCAGGTCAGCGTCGGGGTCGGGTAGCCGCTGGCGTCACAGCGCAGGATGACGTTGCTGCCCAGCGGAGAGACGACCCGGGTGGCCGCCGgctggacggacggacggacgcagCGGGACGGGTCGGCCTGGGTTAGCAGAGACCCGGACCGACCCGGAGACCGGCTGCAGGTCAGTAGGGGGTCCATCAGAACCACGGAGCTCCCCGGGGACATCGAGAGAGACGTCAACATGGAGATGTGGCAGTCGCACAGCCAGGGGTTGTCATGGAGacctggaggaggaagaagaagatcctggtaagttcagtttttttaattctgcAGAGATTTTCATCCACAGAAGCTACTGAAGGATGTGAAGAACACAGCTCCATCTGAAATGTGACTTCTTTTCTCCTCTTATTCTTTTTATCTTatcaatagagggtctgcattgacgtcacttccccacttacGCCCCCTTActtgcactgagtggcaaagacagctgcaactagtggagaagacgggataacagccgattctgggcttaaattagcgtcagttggacttgactgtgacccgtacagttacctcaagaaccag is a window of Cololabis saira isolate AMF1-May2022 chromosome 16, fColSai1.1, whole genome shotgun sequence DNA encoding:
- the lrit3b gene encoding leucine-rich repeat, immunoglobulin-like domain and transmembrane domain-containing protein 3b, which gives rise to MLLLVLMLQNLQNLQVQSCPDSCSCSLRSSGTSEIRLVHCSDTGMEVVPVNIPADTVKLRFEKTLIPRVPRAAFYNLAELRFLWLTYNVITTVHPSSFVNLKALRELRLDGNLLTSFPWEGLRDTPHLQTLGLHNNRLTSLPAHAALFLHNISYLDLSSNRLSVLPAELVDLWFPLPGLKRAGEKRKVLGLHDNPWLCDCHISMLTSLSMSPGSSVVLMDPLLTCSRSPGRSGSLLTQADPSRCVRPSVQPAATRVVSPLGSNVILRCDASGYPTPTLTWVKTSTHNDCCQQDVLQNSEQLPRILESFMQESPRVGVRWSIMSLNGLSYRDAGEYRCQARNMAGISEAPIKLRVLGISQVSAPPKIKSKKISSKSKYKKPDKSPSASRTAAKEQNNTAKIPRSARILSLKAQNSQFKVSQRDGYRKTYQVNLMDTSKNRPALVKSLQRRSKFSKSQRLEILV